The genomic window ttaagtgaaaatcaagtaatagatactttgctttttttcttagaatttctaatattttctctaatttattagagcaccatgTGACAGCTTGAGGgcattttaagatattttaatgTACTTACCAcatgtaattataatattaaccatgtaatatatatgcatgggaTATATGTTAATATTCATTATAGCTTCGTCCGTGTTTATATACAGATCTATTTACAATTTTTTATAGTAGCTCTTACAGATTCATCTTACGACTTTGATTATGCGTTGATCACTAATTTACTGatcaccatgactcgcatgaaaaaattataattatgtactacttagggtttagggtttaggacaattgaaattgatgaattatttgattcatgtgatagctatttgagattataaacgaatgaattaacttctaaaaagttaaaaagatgTTTAAGAAAAGCACCATTTAGGAACTTGGAAAGCGTAGAGCGTGGAAACGAAAATCCAAAAGATGGAATCAGGGAAAAAATAGAGCCTTAAACTCCCTTATAACACTCTTATCCtagtaagagttctattgatatTGTAACATAATGATTTACGAACAAACAATACAAAATCTGAATGCAAcataacacaatacattataattaatATGTAATCAACTATCGATTTCGGCTTAAACAGAGCTAAGTGTTCCCACGGTGCTTAATTCTTCTCTCACTGCATCAcacatttaattttcttttcatgttattaacaaaatcgGTAGCTGCAGCGGTCATGATCACCTGAGATGCCTCAGACATGACGCTTTGTCACACATGTGAAAGGAAAAGGTGTAGACGTGCATTATGCAGCGGGCCAAAAAGAGAACTTTAGACACTTTAGTTATTAATAATAAatccgatgatttaaataatgggtcatACTTGTTCTAGTGTaaatataaattagttaatatatattttaaattgttaatttaatgggtacacaatataatggtgtagactttattttaaaacaatgtattatttgagaataatagtccaaagtaattataaaaatagatctaatgatttaaataatgggtctatctgtttaagtgcacgtatatattagttaatatagatcttaaattgtttatttgataggtacacagtataattgtgtaaattttattttaaaatagtgcattatttaaaaataatagtaCACCGGTTTAAGTGGAAACTATCTTACATTATTGATTTAATGGGTAAACATATAAtatggtgtaaattttattttcaaagattaTAGAGCTAATTTAGTTACATGTGTTTATAAAGAATTATATGATGGTAtattctttgtttgtaaaattatcaattgtataaatggaaaaaagaagtaaaaaaagaaacaaaagggaGGGAGGCGTACGTACTACATACCCGTACATGACCTACCTATGCACGTATAAAGAGGAGAGGTGAGACCCatagtatttggtttgttttaagatcaatttcatctaacggtgtataatattggacccatcaatttaagtaaaaatgaAGGGGTagtgttttgcttttttcttataatttctaggattttctctaatttatcagagtgccacgtggcagcttgagagcgtttataggaagtttaatggacttttagtatataatagatagatagatatgaatgtgggaaatgatagaatgtcttacattgtgaaacggagggagtaacacatACGGCTTGTACAGTGTTGAATTGTTCATGCGAGGTGATCAAGATTAAGAAAGCCAAAATAATCAAGCCATCCCCTCCCGCATATCTTCATAAAGCATTTAGAGCATCGACATACCTGAAAAGAAGGGCAAAGGTTTGGTTACTTCATAATTCAAAGGCAAATAGTCATAGAGAATTGATATAACTGAAATATtacgggcctgttcactttgatgtcatttttaaccatactattttttggtaaagttgctaaaattttgggtacgtttagtttgttgccaaattttaataagtacatatgaaatcttaccaaaattttagcaatcttatcaaaatttggcaatgccaaaaacttagtaaggttgaaaatgttagCGAAGTGAACAAGCCCTACTTTTCTAAGGGCAAGTTTTCCGAGGAGAATCAGCTTCTTGTTGCATGGGCATCGAGATTCACGATGTAGGTGCCTTCAGGTTGGGCACAAAAGCATTAATTAGACTATCAGAGCATCAGAAAACTTTCtgatccattatctaaaaaaacaaaactttctGAAATTCCGCTGTATGCTGTAGCTCTACAGAAACTTGAGGCTAAAATTTCCCCTAAAGGCTCTATGGTGAGATTTATATCTATTGTtggaaaatggaaatgaatGATTCTCCCATATATAGCGACAGGGTCCTAATAAGTAACAGAACAGTATAGTTAATATGGTCAACTAGAAACTATTCACATGGTCAACTAGAAACTATCTTGTAAAGAATTTTTGTCCTATGTTCTCCAATATGAAATTAAACTACTGTGAAGAACTAGATGTCTATATCAGAATTACACATCACAAGCACTCTTCTTCTTTATCAGGTCATTGACCGAAGAAATATCTTCATAATCAATATGTTTCTTACCATAGAGGCACGAACCAATGAAATCACCATAGTTAATAACACCAGCTTAACCCGCACTACAACGCATAAGGAAAGAAAGGCTTGTAATAAGAAAAGAAGCAAGCAAAAATTAGGTTTCAAGCCAATTAAAACTCCTACATAGATAAAGCCTCACCTGATAGTCGTGTGATGTGATGTGAAGTCATGTAACAATGTATCTCATGTTCCTGACAAGATTAGTGCATGAGTGCAACAGATAAGCAAGAATAATTGAATTGCAGGGGTTTATACTAAGCTGGTTTCATTCACCCCCATCAGGCAGCAACATGCTCACACAATCTGGAGGAATAATATATCAGATCTTCTGCGTTATCAAATCACCAATAAAATCTGTGAGACAAGAACAAAGCAGTTTTTTTACCAGTTTGAATTAGTGCATCAAATACAACTCTAATTTTGAAATTAAAGTATCTTTACCAATTGAAACATCAAAGAACTTACTTAAAATATCACGTGAGGTTTTGTTGTTTTGCATCCCAGTGTCACAGAGTGAAATATGCTATCTTCACCATTTGTTCATCTCTGCAAAGAAactatacaaattttatatgaagcCATAAAGTTGTAGGTTAGACATTGTAGAAAATGACATGATAGAACATCATTCCCATATGAGCTGTCCAATCAACTGCGATCAACTAACCTCGGATGAAACAATCAAATACTATGTTCTCTAAAGAACAAACTTCGATCGCACTACCTAATGTGAGCAATGAACACCACGGTAATATCACCATTGCTTCTCACTGATGTAGGCAAATCTGACACTAAGTAAAGCAAATACTACTTCAGAACCTCCAGCGTGCTTTGTTGTTTAACAAATTTCCCTCTCCGAGGTCCTCTTTTAGATCTCTTTGCTATGGCAAGACCctgttttttcattttctccaatttttctttccttccttttatATCAGCTTTAATAACTTCATCCCTGCTTTCTTCTGACAATAGAGCTAGTCTGGAAAACTTCTTTGGCCATACTTCTCCAAGTCGCTCATGTATATCTTTAAATACAGGTACAAGACCGGCTCTCATGAAATATCCTTCAGTAAGCTTCATTGAGTTCGTTTTAGGAAGAGCGGGAGCATCTTTCAACTCAAGGTCCAGGCAAAAAGGAGAGTCTTTCAGCCACATCTTAAGAGAGTAAGCCTTCACCACAAAGCGACCTGACCGACTTCTGCATGGTAGGAAAGGGGAGCCCATTTCCAAAAGGTAAGCCCTGATAGTTTTACGCAAGGATACCATGTTATATTCCCCCTCTCCTGTGACCAATACAATAGATTTGGGGGATTCTGGTGCACCCTGCAGTGAAGCATCCTATACAAGCAGAGTATATCAGATGTAATGTTTAAAAAGGGAGAGTTAAgaaatcaacaaaacaaaagcCCATCCAAACAAAATATTAGCTATAAAGGAAAACTTGATACGTATTAAATTCATTCGCAATACAACCATTCAAGCTTTTTAGGGGAATATTCAGGTTGCCGCCAATTGGTAGATTCAACAATATTTGTGCCCTCGATATGGACAAAAATTAATTTGTGCTTCAAGCCAATAGACTAGCAAAAAAGGAGGACAATGCTTCATCATGTTACTGTCACAAAACCTATCACGATTCTCTACGTGAAAATTGCATACAATGTCAAACAAAGGTAGAAATGCATTAGACACTACAACTGAGATAAATAGCCTACATTCCACACATTTTACTTGTCTGTAGTCACTTCATTCTTCTTAATTTATAGTTCATTTGACTCAAAAGTGTGTGCTGTACTGTCCATAGTCATGACAATGGCAAAAAAACAATACACTATAAGTAAAGCTAGTGAACAAACTTTACTATTTCTCCACTCAAAACAAGTTTTTAATCATTGATTTGGTCTCTTTCAATCAACTAATGCAacaccatataaaaaataatattatttttaagaccTACTTGCATCTGATCAAGCCACAATGTTAGAGCAACAAGAGCAGCCCCAGCAGACAACTTGCGTAAGTCAGCTCCCCAATCTTTTTCTTCCACTCTGAGCCATTCACCAAGAAAATGATTAATCAATACAGTAGAAACAATCGTTCCGCTTTGGATTTACCAATACTCATAATCATAAGGAAATTAAACCTAGTCATCTAGAATTACGTAAGCAATTTCAACTCATAAACAAAGGCATGTGAAGAAATGGAAAGTCCCCTAAAAGATCAAGGTAAGGCCAAGTATCATAAAAAATCATCAGATATTGTCCTCATCCCCATCCATTCCATCCATGGACTGTCATCCTCACCCTCATgctctcctcccctctactGTTCACTAGCAAGGACTTCCTCTCACGAAGAGGAAGGTCCCTGCCATGTTGTTGGGACAATTTGTTCCAACAGATACAAATAAAACGAAGCAAAAAATAAGACCAGACCATGTTAGTCAAACGTTTCAGCTATCCTAGTGTTGAAGAACACACCAATGTAAGAATACTATAGCAGATTGACTCTTTGAGATGACACCTAGACTCATATTGCTAGCCAGTTGCCTGTCTGGGCCATCTGTGGGCCAAACATGTTATAAGCTAACTACTTGTTTTATAGCTCTTGAATGtccagattaaaaaaataaaaataaaacatcaatGTATCTTATGGCTGGATTTTCTGGCTCACTTATTTTGCAATTAATGTTGTTCACGAAGTCACTGTAATTTATCAGCTTCTTCGTGTGCACAGGTGTGCATGTGAACCAAAAGTGGAACTCTGCTAGTGGGTACCTATAATGGTCAAGTAAACTGGAAATGCTGCATCTGGCATGCTGAATCTGAAAATAGAGCATAGCCTCAAATGAAAATCTTCGGAGTTAGAGATTGTTGCAAATACCGAAAGATATTATGATGGTATATGCTTCTTTTTACAGCCAATTGGAAAATCCATGAAGCGGTTGCTCGACGTTCAAATGCCCATAACAGGTCTTCCAGTGCATTTACAAAGTTCAACGAAGCAGAATCTTCTAGTGTCCCAAGTTTTTCTAGAAAGCTGTCAACCTCAGTAAACAGAGACGAAGTCCTCTCAGTAAGGAGCCTGCAGAAGATGTAAGATTTAATcactgatgaaaaaaaaaatacggaACATTATGAACATAATCAAGTACAATATCAACCTAATGGGAAGGTCAAATCCACAATCCTGCAAAGACTTTAGAAGAAGAATGGCATCATCAGTCTGCTCGCACAAACTAGCAGCCCTGATGAAACTTGTCCAGACTTGATGATCTGGTTCTACACCATCTCTTTTCATTTCTAAAAGCTTTGTGATTCCAAGACTGTAGTCACGATTTCTCAAGTAAGCATCGAGAACAGTACTGTATGGTAAAGTGCTAATTTCCAAATTAGAAGATTTCAAGCTGTTCAGGACTTTCTCAGCTTCGTCTGGGTGCCCAGAAGTCCCATAAGAAGTCATGAGGATATGCATGGTAGCGATGGTTGGTTCAATCCCATCCTCTTTCATTGCTGATAGTAAGTGCTCGGCTTTGGAATGGTTGCGGGCATTCCTATATATTTTCATCATCATGTGGTAGATAGATCTATTTAACCGATATCCCTTTGTTCTCATTTCTTCAAAAAGCAGGTCAGCTTGCTCCCAGAGTTTTGCTTTTCCAGATGCAGCAAGCAAGATTTTGTAGGATTCTAACTTGGGTGTCAAACCCCGTTTACCCATTTCATACAAGAGAGTAAAACCTTCTTCAGGCCTAAAGTTTCTACTGTACATGACTATAAGAGTATTATATGTATCCTCATCAGGCTCTAATCCAGCTTCCAGAATACTATGATATACTTCTATTGTCCTGTCAAAGTTTCCTGTCCCAGTATACATTAAAAGAAGGGTATTAAGTACCACGAGATCTGGTTTGAATCCTGCTCCCTCCATCTCTGCAACCATCAATTCGACATCTCTGAATCGTTTATTATGGCAGAGCAAGGAGATCATAATTCTGTAGAGGTGCATATTTGGCAAGTATCCTGCTGCCTTCATCCCATTATATATTTTCATTACCTCGAATACATCCCCAGCTTTTGCAAAAGCTTCAAGCATAAGGAGTACTGTGCTTTTGCTGATCTTGATGTCTAAATCTTGAAGCTCCTGAACAACCACATACAACTCATCCAGCCTGCCATCAACAATCAATGCTCTCATCATTCCATTAACTGATTCAACAGTTGGTAGAGGACCCTTTTTAATCATAATGTCAAAGATTGCCCTTGCATGCTCATAAAGGCCACTCTCAGCATATGCATGTATTAAAGCATTCCAAATCCTTCTATCAACACCAGACTCCTGCTTCAATCCTTTCACAAAATTTTCTGCCTGCTGCCAGAGTTTTAACTTACCATACGCTTCAATCATTGCTACTCTGCATGAAAGAATGTTCAAGGAAATATCAGATCGCGCAGCATCATCCATCAATTGATAAGCCGTTTCTGGGAAACCCAATCTGCAGTATGTGTAAATTATACTCTGGTATATCTTTTGGGAAGGAACTATGCCAAGAAACTGCATATCGCAGAACACTTGACAAGCTTCGGGAAATAACTCAGCCTCCTCAAGGTAAGTAATCAAGTACTCATACAAGTCGCAGTCTTGACCAAAGGATCCACGTTTTAACATTTGTTTTCTACTGTACTCCTGAATGGCATCAACAATCTTCCCATTTTTGCACAAAAGCATGATCGAGCATTCAGATATTAAGTTGTGGGAGTTGGGAACATGCTGCCGGATCCATTCAAGCAAAGAGAGACCTTTTTCATGCTTACCCATTTTTTCATATGCGTCTAAAATGGACAGTAGGCTCTTACCGTCAGGCTCATATCCTTGGAGGCATGCCCTCTTTAACAGACTAGCACCCTGAGAAATGCATTCAGCCTTGATGAGTATACTGGATATTACTAGTGGATTCATTTCAAAAACGGCCTCCATGTCTTGGATAACTCCTTCAATCTCATCGTGTTCATTTCCCTTTGCGAGTGCAGCAAGCAAGACCTGATATAAACCATCATCTGGCTTATATCCATCCTTGATCATAGCCCGGTACAGAACCATCAGCTTTCTAGTCTCATCAGACCTTGCAAAAACATCTAACATAACCAAATAGGCCAAACGATCAGGTTTGACACCTGACTCAACCATACGATCAAATGTACGCTCCGCATCATCCTGCCTCCCACTTTTGGCGTATGCACATATCAAAGCACTGAAAGTTACCAAAGTTGGCTTTAATCCTGCATCAGCCATCTCCTCCAGCACCTTCCCTGCCTCAGAAATCCTATCCATCTTCCCTAAAGAATCAACCAAAACAGTATAGGTCACAGCATCTGGAGTGCAGCCTATAGCCCTCATCTCATCATACAACCCAAGCGCCAAGTCAAGCCTGCCCATCTTTCCATACATATGAATCATGGTATTATAAGTAATCCCATCCTTCCTGAAACCAGCCTTAACCAATTCCTCACACACACGCTCCACCCTCTCCACATCGCCTTCCTTCGCGAAAGCATAAAGGAGCGAGTTGTATGTGACTGCATCCGGCTGAAAACCCTTCTCAACCAGCTCCTTAAACATCAGCTCAGCCTCCTGTGCCTTCCCGCACCGGCCATGCACGGAGACCATGGCATTGTACGTCCACAAATCTGGCCGACACTCTGAAGCTATCATCTCCTCAAACACCGCCACTGCATCATCCAAATTAGAACCTTGTGAGCAAGCACTGATGAGGGTGTTGTAAGTGATAGCATCCGGTCTCAGCCCAGCTTGCCGGACTTCATGTAGGAGCTCAAGAGCGACACCAGCGGCCAAACACCCAGACTTGGCCCTGGCATTGATAAGGGTATTGAAGCTAACGAGGTCAGGCTCGATGTCCTGGTCACGCATTGCGTCAAGCAGCTGGCGCGCGTCGTCGAAGCGGCCAGAACGAGCGTAGACGCCCATCATGGCATTGAACACCTGCACGGTGGCACCCTCGCGGGCGAACCGGAGGAAGACATCCTCCGCGAGCGCGTCCTGGCGGGCGCGCCCGAGGacgccgaggacgacggcgacgacgcgggggCCCGGggcacgcccgccgccgctcgcgacGAGCCACTCGAAGGCGTCGAGCGCGCGCCGCCAGGACGCCACCCCCACCGCGCGCACGA from Oryza glaberrima chromosome 6, OglaRS2, whole genome shotgun sequence includes these protein-coding regions:
- the LOC127776657 gene encoding pentatricopeptide repeat-containing protein At3g18110, chloroplastic: MPLMAVASKPFLSTSTSTSSRHIRRATVATAAAAAPDDFDYPLADPSVRWPHLRFPHLPSPRFPAAPVARPSEGGEEEEAAAGPSSAAASASALEPLDERAHRGRVKKLSKLALRRARDWRARVAGLADRVLALAPGAPVGDVLDGARPAPDELAFVVRAVGVASWRRALDAFEWLVASGGGRAPGPRVVAVVLGVLGRARQDALAEDVFLRFAREGATVQVFNAMMGVYARSGRFDDARQLLDAMRDQDIEPDLVSFNTLINARAKSGCLAAGVALELLHEVRQAGLRPDAITYNTLISACSQGSNLDDAVAVFEEMIASECRPDLWTYNAMVSVHGRCGKAQEAELMFKELVEKGFQPDAVTYNSLLYAFAKEGDVERVERVCEELVKAGFRKDGITYNTMIHMYGKMGRLDLALGLYDEMRAIGCTPDAVTYTVLVDSLGKMDRISEAGKVLEEMADAGLKPTLVTFSALICAYAKSGRQDDAERTFDRMVESGVKPDRLAYLVMLDVFARSDETRKLMVLYRAMIKDGYKPDDGLYQVLLAALAKGNEHDEIEGVIQDMEAVFEMNPLVISSILIKAECISQGASLLKRACLQGYEPDGKSLLSILDAYEKMGKHEKGLSLLEWIRQHVPNSHNLISECSIMLLCKNGKIVDAIQEYSRKQMLKRGSFGQDCDLYEYLITYLEEAELFPEACQVFCDMQFLGIVPSQKIYQSIIYTYCRLGFPETAYQLMDDAARSDISLNILSCRVAMIEAYGKLKLWQQAENFVKGLKQESGVDRRIWNALIHAYAESGLYEHARAIFDIMIKKGPLPTVESVNGMMRALIVDGRLDELYVVVQELQDLDIKISKSTVLLMLEAFAKAGDVFEVMKIYNGMKAAGYLPNMHLYRIMISLLCHNKRFRDVELMVAEMEGAGFKPDLVVLNTLLLMYTGTGNFDRTIEVYHSILEAGLEPDEDTYNTLIVMYSRNFRPEEGFTLLYEMGKRGLTPKLESYKILLAASGKAKLWEQADLLFEEMRTKGYRLNRSIYHMMMKIYRNARNHSKAEHLLSAMKEDGIEPTIATMHILMTSYGTSGHPDEAEKVLNSLKSSNLEISTLPYSTVLDAYLRNRDYSLGITKLLEMKRDGVEPDHQVWTSFIRAASLCEQTDDAILLLKSLQDCGFDLPIRLLTERTSSLFTEVDSFLEKLGTLEDSASLNFVNALEDLLWAFERRATASWIFQLAVKRSIYHHNIFRVEEKDWGADLRKLSAGAALVALTLWLDQMQDASLQGAPESPKSIVLVTGEGEYNMVSLRKTIRAYLLEMGSPFLPCRSRSGRFVVKAYSLKMWLKDSPFCLDLELKDAPALPKTNSMKLTEGYFMRAGLVPVFKDIHERLGEVWPKKFSRLALLSEESRDEVIKADIKGRKEKLEKMKKQGLAIAKRSKRGPRRGKFVKQQSTLEVLK